In Acidobacteriota bacterium, a genomic segment contains:
- a CDS encoding type II toxin-antitoxin system HigB family toxin: MHVISKKKLRDFWARTPEAQLPLDNWYRVAKKAAWQSMAEVRAVFPHADAAYDCTVFNIGGNKYRLIIEIRYDRQVIYVKHVLTHKDYDKGAWEKDCGA, from the coding sequence TTGCACGTCATCAGTAAGAAAAAGCTGCGTGATTTTTGGGCGCGAACCCCTGAAGCGCAACTACCGCTCGACAACTGGTATCGCGTAGCCAAGAAGGCGGCGTGGCAATCCATGGCGGAGGTGCGCGCCGTCTTCCCGCACGCGGATGCGGCTTACGATTGCACGGTCTTCAACATCGGCGGGAACAAATACCGGTTGATCATTGAGATCAGATACGACAGACAGGTGATCTATGTTAAACACGTCCTTACGCACAAAGACTACGACAAAGGCGCGTGGGAAAAAGACTGCGGCGCTTGA
- a CDS encoding transcriptional regulator: MPAVIETEAENERLLAIVEPMMKRELSTEEAKLFDLLVKLIEDFEDRHYPLGESSPTATLQFLLEQRGLRQRDIVHLFGSSGVTSEVINGNRAISKKLAKSLAEFFHVSPDLFI; encoded by the coding sequence ATGCCTGCCGTCATCGAAACCGAAGCCGAGAACGAGCGCCTGCTCGCCATTGTCGAGCCGATGATGAAACGCGAACTTTCGACGGAAGAAGCCAAGCTTTTCGACCTGTTGGTTAAGCTCATCGAAGATTTCGAGGATCGGCATTACCCGCTGGGAGAAAGCTCGCCCACCGCCACGCTGCAATTTCTGCTGGAGCAGCGCGGCTTGCGTCAGCGCGACATCGTGCACCTCTTCGGTTCCAGCGGCGTCACCTCCGAAGTCATCAATGGCAACCGCGCGATCAGCAAAAAACTCGCCAAGTCACTGGCTGAGTTCTTCCACGTCTCGCCCGACTTGTTCATCTGA
- a CDS encoding DUF433 domain-containing protein → MDYSKIITIEPDKRSGKPCIRGLRMTVTDVLEYLAGGMTPEEIVDKFPDLTLEDIRACLAFAADRECRLAAPLVISIADTHELTQKRHELTQKALDAIPSYRQPPRTVEEIAATIAKEFGVSQELASGITLATIAFLDTFGVIEWEKSVCQINDQISTYFRNSLSWYFENHQQLLSNWGREGVARDIKIDNLLELAPYFLKVMEERRLELSKEHRLEAGYSRYQAVALTLVKTIEDGKPCFLHQWDTQAEQFQIIGGKQRPGERPIETAKREFTEETTQHNLRYGTEFTLNLLCPNPIEMWRISPTYGALTKYEFWVFSAELKLAVLPLGPLDRWISLDEMKSGATLDGRPISDPKLYRSLEVNIPGVLEGLPLSIPPSPKQNSLKTVWDNTVMQPGFAGFKIDLKKLLQDWWSNRKRGKLK, encoded by the coding sequence ATGGACTACTCAAAAATCATCACTATCGAACCCGATAAACGTAGCGGCAAGCCGTGCATTCGCGGTTTGCGGATGACCGTGACGGACGTATTGGAATATCTAGCGGGCGGTATGACACCGGAAGAAATCGTTGATAAATTTCCCGATCTCACATTGGAAGACATCCGTGCCTGCTTGGCTTTCGCGGCAGATCGTGAATGCAGGCTGGCTGCACCGCTTGTGATCTCAATTGCTGATACTCATGAACTAACTCAAAAGCGTCACGAATTAACTCAAAAAGCCCTGGATGCAATTCCTTCGTACCGCCAACCACCCAGAACTGTAGAAGAAATTGCCGCGACAATAGCTAAAGAATTTGGTGTTTCGCAGGAGCTCGCATCCGGTATTACATTGGCGACAATTGCTTTTCTGGATACTTTTGGTGTTATTGAGTGGGAAAAGTCTGTCTGTCAAATAAACGACCAGATATCTACCTATTTCCGAAACAGCCTAAGCTGGTACTTTGAGAATCATCAGCAACTACTATCCAATTGGGGACGCGAAGGCGTTGCTCGTGACATCAAGATCGATAATTTACTTGAACTAGCCCCTTACTTCCTCAAAGTAATGGAAGAAAGAAGACTGGAATTAAGCAAAGAACATAGGCTTGAGGCAGGATATTCCAGGTATCAAGCTGTAGCACTTACTCTGGTAAAAACTATAGAAGATGGAAAGCCCTGCTTTCTTCATCAGTGGGACACTCAGGCAGAGCAGTTTCAGATTATCGGGGGCAAACAAAGACCGGGTGAGAGGCCAATCGAAACAGCAAAACGAGAGTTCACTGAGGAGACTACTCAGCACAATTTGAGGTATGGCACCGAGTTCACACTTAACCTTCTTTGCCCAAACCCAATAGAGATGTGGCGAATATCGCCAACTTATGGGGCTCTGACCAAGTATGAGTTTTGGGTTTTCAGCGCTGAGTTAAAGCTTGCTGTACTACCATTGGGTCCGTTGGACAGATGGATTTCACTCGACGAGATGAAATCAGGAGCTACCCTAGACGGGCGTCCTATCAGTGACCCAAAACTTTATAGGTCACTTGAAGTAAACATCCCAGGCGTACTTGAAGGTTTACCGTTATCAATCCCTCCTTCACCAAAACAAAATTCCCTAAAAACCGTTTGGGATAATACTGTAATGCAACCAGGTTTTGCTGGATTCAAAATAGACTTGAAGAAGTTACTTCAGGATTGGTGGAGCAACCGTAAAAGAGGGAAGCTTAAGTAG
- a CDS encoding HEPN domain-containing protein gives MKAITAEWVVKAEGDWNAAQQLNRVRKDPNHDGVCFHCQQCVEKYLKARLVEAGLAFGRTHDLPVLHQLVLQAEPTWQGMQPALLVLNPYAVGYRYPGLTATKADAKAAI, from the coding sequence ATGAAGGCAATAACCGCTGAATGGGTGGTCAAGGCCGAAGGCGATTGGAATGCCGCCCAGCAATTGAACCGCGTGCGCAAAGACCCGAATCACGATGGCGTCTGCTTTCATTGCCAGCAGTGCGTTGAGAAATACCTTAAAGCGCGCCTCGTCGAGGCCGGGTTGGCCTTTGGCCGCACACACGACTTGCCCGTGCTGCATCAATTGGTGTTACAAGCCGAACCAACTTGGCAAGGAATGCAGCCTGCGCTACTCGTCCTTAATCCCTACGCCGTCGGCTATCGCTACCCCGGTCTGACCGCGACCAAAGCCGATGCCAAGGCGGCCATCTAG
- a CDS encoding nucleotidyltransferase domain-containing protein, whose translation MSATTVSKQPRKGIQAAVPAGLPDLPWYRDAANRKKRLAHIQTLCDQIAREFQPDKIILFGSQAYGKPSVESDVDLLVVMPYKGSPFRQAGEILKRVIPRVGVLPLDLLVRTPAQINERLAMGDNFMREILENGKVMYEGNNR comes from the coding sequence ATGAGCGCCACGACCGTCAGCAAACAACCGCGCAAGGGAATCCAAGCCGCAGTGCCAGCGGGGCTGCCCGATCTACCCTGGTATCGCGACGCCGCCAATCGCAAGAAACGCCTTGCCCACATCCAAACCCTCTGCGACCAGATCGCGCGCGAGTTTCAGCCGGACAAAATTATCCTGTTCGGCTCACAGGCATACGGCAAACCGAGCGTCGAATCGGACGTGGATTTGCTGGTCGTGATGCCATATAAGGGCAGTCCGTTCCGGCAGGCCGGGGAAATATTGAAACGCGTGATTCCGCGTGTCGGCGTGTTGCCGCTTGATTTGCTGGTGCGGACGCCAGCGCAAATCAACGAACGCCTGGCAATGGGCGATAACTTTATGCGCGAGATTCTGGAAAACGGAAAGGTGATGTATGAAGGCAATAACCGCTGA